From Microbacterium sp. LWH11-1.2, one genomic window encodes:
- a CDS encoding cysteine desulfurase family protein, translated as MRHYLDHAATAPLRPEARDAWLAATETVGNASSTHGAGQDARRLLEESRERVAAVLDADPIEIVFTSGGTESINLALQGLWRSRPDGTEAIVLPDAEHHATMDTVAALIDEGARVRSVGVTALAGIDVDAFAQQLPGAALATALVANNEAGTVNDAAVLSSSSASAGVPLHLDAVAALGHLPLSFRGLRADAAPGVGLVALSLAGHKIGAPVGVGILVAARTARLTAMLRGGAQQRGLRAGTQDVAGAAAFATALELAETERAGEAVRLSALRDRLVAGIRSAVPAAELLGDPVRRLPGNAHILFPGAVGESLLFLLDVAGVAASTGSACQAGVAEPSHVVMAMGRSERDARSVLRFSLGRTSTDADVDAVLAAIADAYDRASGSGTGARS; from the coding sequence ATGCGGCACTACCTGGACCACGCGGCGACCGCGCCTCTGCGGCCTGAGGCGCGCGATGCGTGGCTGGCTGCCACCGAGACGGTCGGCAACGCGTCGTCCACGCACGGCGCGGGGCAGGACGCCCGGCGTCTGCTCGAGGAGTCGCGCGAGCGCGTGGCCGCCGTCCTGGATGCCGATCCGATCGAGATCGTCTTCACCTCGGGCGGCACCGAGTCGATCAACCTCGCGCTGCAGGGACTGTGGCGTTCGCGTCCCGACGGCACGGAGGCGATCGTGCTGCCGGATGCCGAGCACCACGCCACGATGGACACCGTCGCTGCCCTGATCGACGAGGGCGCGCGGGTGCGGAGCGTCGGCGTGACCGCGCTGGCCGGCATCGACGTCGACGCGTTCGCTCAGCAGCTCCCCGGAGCAGCCCTCGCCACGGCCCTCGTCGCGAACAACGAGGCGGGCACCGTCAACGATGCGGCGGTGCTCTCCTCGTCGAGCGCGTCCGCCGGAGTGCCGCTCCATCTCGACGCGGTCGCCGCCCTCGGCCATCTTCCCCTCTCCTTCCGTGGGCTGCGGGCGGATGCGGCCCCCGGCGTCGGGCTCGTCGCACTGAGCCTGGCCGGTCACAAGATCGGCGCGCCGGTCGGCGTCGGCATCCTGGTCGCGGCGAGGACGGCCCGGCTGACGGCGATGCTCCGCGGTGGCGCGCAGCAGCGCGGACTCCGTGCCGGGACGCAGGACGTGGCCGGGGCAGCGGCCTTCGCGACCGCCCTGGAGCTCGCCGAGACGGAGCGCGCCGGCGAGGCCGTCCGGTTGTCGGCACTGCGCGACCGTCTCGTCGCGGGCATCCGCTCGGCCGTCCCCGCAGCCGAGCTCCTCGGCGATCCGGTCCGCCGGCTTCCGGGCAACGCGCACATCCTGTTCCCCGGAGCCGTGGGGGAGAGTCTGCTGTTCCTCCTCGACGTCGCGGGTGTCGCGGCATCCACCGGCTCCGCCTGCCAGGCGGGAGTCGCGGAGCCGTCGCACGTGGTGATGGCCATGGGGCGGAGCGAGCGCGATGCGCGCAGCGTGCTGCGGTTCTCGCTCGGCCGGACGTCGACGGATGCCGATGTCGACGCGGTGCTCGCCGCGATCGCCGATGCCTACGATCGGGCATCCGGGTCCGGCACAGGCGCGCGCTCGTAG